The following nucleotide sequence is from Halorussus caseinilyticus.
CCCGACCGGGGGGCGTCCACGCCGTCTTCGCGTTCGTGGACCATCCCGAGGTTCCGACGCCGCCGGACTGGGGCGACAACGAACACTTCTACGAGCAGGGCGAACTCCGGGGCTACTACGACGACTGGGACGTGTTGGACGAGTCGGCGCTCGTCTTCGACGACGACTCCGGCGGCGAACCCCACCGGCACGCCGCCGAAATCGTGACCGCTCGAAAATCCTGAGTCGTCCGTCGCGGCGGGTCGCGGTGGGAAGCTAGTCGTCGGACTTGCCGAATCCGCTGTCGAAGCGCTCGCCCTCGGTGTCCCAGTTTTTGACGCCCGAACAGTCGTGTTTCTCGGGCAGTTGATGTTCCGGGCAGTAGGTGTTGCCGCAGTACGAGCAACTTCGGTCGCCCGTCATTCTCTCGCCACATCGCTTGCAGGTGCCCATGAGATGACTACACGGTTCGAGAGTATAAGGTTAGGGTCGTGTTGACGTATCACTTACCCGGCGATGTCGCGCGGTACCGGACGACGCCGGTTCGCTCGGTCGTCACCCGTCGGACTCGCGGGCACCCTTCCACTGGGCGACGTGCGTGAGCGTCACCAACCCGAGACCCCCGACGAGGTTTCCGGCCGTGACGACGGCCGTCGTCACGGCCAACTCGCCGAGACCGATGCTCGCGCCGAGGAACATGCCGAAGACGACGTGGAGCATCGTGACGATAACGTGGTCGAAGACGCCGAGCGTCAGGAGAACGCCGACGACGTAGGCCAAGGCGATTCGACTCCCCACGCTGTCGACCGCTTCGAGGAGGTACGACAGCAGAGTGACCAGCGTCCCGCCGACGATGCCCTTCACGAACTCGGCCTGCGTCCGGCGGTGGACGAACTCGTGGGCGAAACCGACGAGGGCGTCCGGCGTCCCGGTCGGAAGCGCGCCCTCGACGGACAGGACGGCGACGAAGAGACTACCGCCGACGAAGTTGAGCGCGAACGTGACGGTCCACAGGCGGACGAGCGGGCCGACCAGCCACGAGTCGTCGGCCGCGACTGCCTTCGCAACCGGGTCGAAGAAGTTCTCGTTGAAGAGTTCGGTCCGGCCGACGACGAGGAAGACCAGCGCGACACCGAACGCGAGCGACCCCGCGAGTTTGGCGGCACCGTGGCCGTAGCGCGGTTCGACGAGCGCCTCCACGATGCCGAGCGCCACGACGCCGAAGACGACGGTGAACCCGGCGATGAAACTGGTCGCGACGAGTTCGAGTAGCGACTGGTCGAGGCGGCGCTCGCCCTCCTCGACCGCCCGGTCGAAAATCTCTGCGGGGTCGGGAGCGACGGTCACGCCCCGATTTGAACTGGTTCGGCAATAAGCGGTGTGGCGGGTGAATGGTCCCGCCGGTCGTTTTCGAGTCTTGAGTACGAATGTCAACCTATTTCACTCTATAGGAGGTATTCGTGAACACGAATGAGCGAAATCGAAAGCGAAGACGACAGACGGAAACGGGTCTCACGCATCGTCTTCGACGGCCAAGTCGTCTCGAAGGGCCGCCGTCCGGGCGACGAAGACGAGTAACCCTCGTCCCGGTTACGTTCTGTTTTGCCGTTCCAGACAGTTCTCACTCCGTTACTCCCGCGCGATGAAAACCGTCTCGCCCGGAATCGTCTCGCGGGAGACCGGAATCGCGGGTTGGTCGCCGCCGAGCGTCGTGAACAGGAAGGCGGCGTCCGTGCGTCGGGCGACTTCCAGCGTCGGCCGGTGGAGTTCCGGCGGGAGGTTCAGCGCGTAGACCGCCTCGGCGTCCCGGTAGACCGCCGGGTCGGGGTCGAACACGTCGTCACGCTCGAAGCGGACGCCATCGGGCACTTCGCGGGGGTGTACGTCGGTCGCAACGACTCGTTTCCCGGCGTCTGCGAGTCCGGCCGCCACGTCGGTCCGGTTTCCGACGCCCACCTCCACGAGGCGTTCGAACTCCGAGAGACGACCGATGAGCGCCCGATTGGTCCGGTGTCGCATGGCGGGAAGTTTATGGGCCGCTCCCGC
It contains:
- a CDS encoding UPF0146 family protein, encoding MRHRTNRALIGRLSEFERLVEVGVGNRTDVAAGLADAGKRVVATDVHPREVPDGVRFERDDVFDPDPAVYRDAEAVYALNLPPELHRPTLEVARRTDAAFLFTTLGGDQPAIPVSRETIPGETVFIARE
- a CDS encoding formate/nitrite transporter family protein; the encoded protein is MTVAPDPAEIFDRAVEEGERRLDQSLLELVATSFIAGFTVVFGVVALGIVEALVEPRYGHGAAKLAGSLAFGVALVFLVVGRTELFNENFFDPVAKAVAADDSWLVGPLVRLWTVTFALNFVGGSLFVAVLSVEGALPTGTPDALVGFAHEFVHRRTQAEFVKGIVGGTLVTLLSYLLEAVDSVGSRIALAYVVGVLLTLGVFDHVIVTMLHVVFGMFLGASIGLGELAVTTAVVTAGNLVGGLGLVTLTHVAQWKGARESDG
- a CDS encoding AN1-type zinc finger domain-containing protein, with the translated sequence MGTCKRCGERMTGDRSCSYCGNTYCPEHQLPEKHDCSGVKNWDTEGERFDSGFGKSDD